The proteins below come from a single Micropterus dolomieu isolate WLL.071019.BEF.003 ecotype Adirondacks linkage group LG05, ASM2129224v1, whole genome shotgun sequence genomic window:
- the zbtb11 gene encoding zinc finger and BTB domain-containing protein 11 isoform X1 — translation MSCEESYLAIIRYLTDEREPYAPGTPGNTKRKIRKAATCYVVRNGTLFYQRRLKGQNDFTELEVVLQDGRRKELINEVHITEGGEHLNQQLTWESISQKYWWRGILKHVKDHIRECAQCQGRRSADDGSGPRLFSRPARRKAAANVNDEEEEEEEEEEGDDSLFLTDPPSQLRSKLAKTMAKHELVFVDSKGEVNQFLPKHSQTMLDKLNQQRLGNQFCDITLLIEGEEYRAHKAILAACSEYFNELFFEKGAASTHEAVVDLSGFTKASFLPLLDFAYTSLLTFNFSIMADIANLARHLLMTEVLQICESVHKQVEEQKLTVYQRGDVHTVVSSQPAPQEGLKDESGAYMVTLESDGRAVVTHSGVAVTGETLAYVAPPEEAYIQQPMTVVTEAVEGDKVLHGEAGQNETVTLITHSGQAEPGETVTLISRCAEGMEGETMTVVTHSGQAGASESLAVVSACLAMEQPQVAEAGAFVINVDPDKVSPSEVVNLASAAASEAVMSPQETVESAPTPQKRKRGRPAKVRKEVEEEEFVPLEEEDPSADESQGDKKEMTSDDPNKRRLRQRSIAEGGYARLHMGLEDEEEGKKGSTPPRAPTPKVGPRPGKRGRPPKQPVETQGEGQSVSELGADPEAFAVESVTAAELSTDEAGTVVAEPETGTTQDQTPAESAVDGEHTCSECGMSFQRRYSLIMHTLKHEKARGYKCSLCSKEFQYAASLRAHLARHKQQSSQRAPITKPSVEQSSDGKAESDLDEKTLSPHTKREFVCDICGKTLPKLYSLRIHMLNHTGVRPHSCKVCGKTFAHKHSLKMHRALHDVTKQFQCEYCKKSFVSKRSMEEHTSLHTGESKYLCNTCGATFYRASALSKHLKKHQPKPDVRPFACAHCDKRFYEAKDLQQHMNKHMGLKPFQCQVCGKCYSWKKDWYSHVKSHSVAEPFKCNVCGKEFFEKALFRRHVKKATHGKKGRVKQNLERECEQCGRKFTQLREYRRHVNNHQGVKPFECLTCGVAWADARSLKRHVRTHTGERPYVCPMCQEAHIDARTLRKHMARYHVDNLPGKIMLEKDTLQFHNQGTQVEHAVSILASELPPELRPAQQPPSEEIETVLITEETVEAMQAVEAAEAAGDGSVATLSDQGIMQVVNYVLAQQALTGGKLEETPEVLQTMEVEVAHVAEVE, via the exons ATGTCGTGTGAAGAAAGCTACTTGGCCATCATACGCTATCTGACCGATGAACGGGAGCCATATGCGCCGGGGACGCCTGGCAATACCAAAAGGAAAATACGCAAAGCGGCTACCTGCTACGTTGTGCGAAACGGGACGTTGTTTTATCAGCGTCGACTGAAGGGCCAGAATGATTTCACAGAGCTGGAGGTGGTGCTGCAGGACGGCCGGAGGAAGGAACTTATCAACGAGGTGCACATTACAGAAGGAGGGGAGCACCTCAACCAGCAACTCACCTGGGAGTCCATCTCTCAGAAGTACTGGTGGAGAG GTATTCTGAAGCACGTCAAAGACCACATCAGAGAGTGTGCTCAGTGTCAAGGCAGGCGAAGTGCTGATGACGGCTCTGGACCTCGCCTGTTCTCCCGGCCGGCGAGACGCAAGGCGGCTGCCAACGTgaatgatgaggaggaggaggaagaggaggaagaagagggagacGACAGTTTATTCCTCACTGACCCACCTAGTCAACTGAGATCCAAGTTGGCCAAGACCATGGCCAAGCACGAACTGgtcttt GTGGACAGCAAGGGTGAGGTGAATCAGTTCCTGCCCAAACACAGTCAAACCATGTTGGACAAACTCAACCAGCAGCGCCTCGGCAATCAGTTCTGTGACATCACCCTGTTGATCGAAGGAGAGGAGTACCGGGCGCACAAAGCTATACTGGCAGCATGCAGCGAATACTTCAATGAGCTCTTTTTCGAGAAGGGGGCTGCCTCCACACATGAAGCCGTGGTCGACCTCTCCG GTTTCACCAAAGCCAGCTTCCTCCCGCTGCTGGACTTTGCATACACTTCCTTGCTTACGTTTAATTTCTCCATAATGGCAGACATTGCGAACCTCGCCCGGCATTTGCTGATGACAGAGGTACTGCAGATATGTGAGTCTGTGCATAAGCAGGTGGAGGAGCAGAAGCTGACGGTGTATCAGAGAGGAGACGTGCACACCGTGGTGTCGAGCCAGCCAGCTCCTCAGGAGGGCTTAAAGGATGAGTCTGGTGCCTACATGGTCACCTTAGAGAGCGATGGCAGGGCGGTGGTCACCCACAGTGGTGTAGCTGTAACAGGCGAGACCTTAGCGTATGTTGCACCTCCTGAAGAGGCCTACATCCAGCAGCCGATGACAGTTGTCACTGAAGCTGTCGAGGGAGACAAAGTGCTTCACGGGGAGGCAGGACAAAATGAAACCGTGACTCTGATCACTCACAGTGGACAGGCTGAGCCAGGAGAGACGGTCACTCTTATCTCACGCTGTGCAGAAGGAATGGAAGGCGAGACGATGACTGTGGTCACCCACAGTGGACAGGCCGGAGCCAGCGAGTCTCTCGCCGTGGTGTCGGCCTGCCTGGCGATGGAGCAGCCACAGGTCGCTGAAGCGGGAGCCTTTGTTATAAATGTAGACCCGGACAAAGTGAGCCCGTCAGAGGTCGTCAACCTTGCATCTGCAGCTGCTTCTGAAGCAGTGATGTCGCCTCAGGAGACCGTAGAATCAGCACCTACACCCCAGAAACGTAAACGAGGGCGTCCGGCCAAGGTGAGGAAGGAGGTGGAAGAAGAGGAGTTTGTGccactggaggaggaggacccCTCTGCTGATGAAAGCCAAGGAGACAAGAAGGAGATGACGTCAGATGACCCCAACAAAAGACGACTGAGGCAGCGCTCTATTGCTGAGGGCGGTTATGCGCGTTTACATATGGGactggaggatgaagaggaggggaagaaagGTTCAACCCCGCCACGTGCCCCCACCCCTAAG gtgGGTCCGAGGCCAGGCAAGAGAGGAAGACCACCAAAGCAGCCAGTGGAGACTCAAGGTGAAGGACAGTCTGTTTCCGAATTGGGGGCAGATCCGGAGGCCTTCGCGGTGGAGAGCGTGACGGCAGCAGAGCTTAGCACAGACGAGGCTGGGACCGTGGTGGCGGAGCCGGAGACTGGAACCACGCAGGATCAAACCCCAGCAGAGAGCGCTGTTGATGGGGAGCACACATGCTCGGAGTGCGGCATGTCCTTCCAAAGGCGCTACTCTCTCATCATGCACACGTTAAAACACGAGAAAGCTCGTGGATACAAGTGCAGC CTGTGTAGCAAGGAGTTCCAGTATGCCGCCTCGCTCCGCGCCCACCTGGCCCGACACAAGCAGCAGAGCAGCCAGCGAGCCCCCATCACCAAACCCTCAGTGGAACAGAGCTCCGACGGCAAGGCGGAAAGCGATTTGGATGAGAAGACTCTGTCGCCGCACACCAAAAGAGAATTTGTTTGCGACATCTGCGGGAAAACCCTACCGAAGCTCTACTCCCTGCGAATCCACATGCTGAATCACACGGGCGTGCGGCCGCACTCCTGCAAGGTCTGCGGCAAGACGTTTGCCCACAAACACAGCCTGAAAATGCACCGAGCGCTGCACGACGTCACCAAACAGTTCCAGTGTGAATACTGTAAGAAGTCTTTTGTGAGCAAGCGGAGCATGGAGGAGCACACCAGCCTTCACACAG GTGAATCAAAGTACCTATGCAACACCTGTGGAGCAACTTTCTACCGAGCCTCAGCTCTGAGCAAACACCTGAAGAAGCACCAGCCCAAACCTGACGTCCGTCCGTTTGCTTGTGCTCA CTGTGATAAGAGGTTCTATGAAGCAAAAGATCTCCAGCAGCACATGAACAAGCACATGGGCCTCAAGCCGTTCCAGTGCCAGGTGTGTGGAAAATGCTACAGCTGGAAGAAGGACTGGTACTCCCATGTCAAGTCCCACAGTGTGGCGGAGCCGTTTAA GTGTAATGTGTGTGGGAAGGAGTTCTTTGAGAAAGCTCTGTTCAGGAGGCACGTGAAGAAAGCCACGCACGGGAAGAAGGGTCGAGTGAAGCAGAACCTGGAGAGGGAGTGTGAGCAGTGTGGAAGAAAGTTCACTCAGCTCCGAGAGTACAGACGCCATGTCAACAACCACCAGG GAGTGAAACCTTTTGAATGTCTGACTTGTGGTGTTGCCTGGGCCGACGCTCGTTCTCTCAAGCGTCACGTCCGCACGCACACAGGAGAGCGACCGTACGTATGCCCCATGTGCCAGGAGGCCCACATTGATGCACGCACTCTGCGCAAACACATGGCCCGGTACCACGTGGACAACCTTCCTGGGAAGATCATGCTGGAGAAGGACACCCTCCAGTTCCACAACCAGGGCACCCAGGTGGAGCACGCAGTCAGCATCCTGGCGTCCGAGCTGCCTCCTGAGCTCCGGCCGGCCCAGCAGCCGCCCTCAGAGGAGATAGAGACGGTGCTGATCACAGAGGAGACGGTGGAGGCCATGCAGGCTGTTGAGGCTGCTGAGGCCGCTGGCGACGGCTCTGTGGCGACGCTCTCCGATCAGGGCATCATGCAGGTCGTGAACTACGTCCTGGCCCAGCAGGCCCTCACAGGGGGCAAGCTCGAGGAAACACCTGAGGTGCTTCAGACCATGGAGGTGGAGGTCGCTCACGTGGCCGAGGTCGAGTAA
- the zbtb11 gene encoding zinc finger and BTB domain-containing protein 11 isoform X2, whose protein sequence is MSCEESYLAIIRYLTDEREPYAPGTPGNTKRKIRKAATCYVVRNGTLFYQRRLKGQNDFTELEVVLQDGRRKELINEVHITEGGEHLNQQLTWESISQKYWWRGILKHVKDHIRECAQCQGRRSADDGSGPRLFSRPARRKAAANVNDEEEEEEEEEEGDDSLFLTDPPSQLRSKLAKTMAKHELVFVDSKGEVNQFLPKHSQTMLDKLNQQRLGNQFCDITLLIEGEEYRAHKAILAACSEYFNELFFEKGAASTHEAVVDLSGFTKASFLPLLDFAYTSLLTFNFSIMADIANLARHLLMTEVLQICESVHKQVEEQKLTVYQRGDVHTVVSSQPAPQEGLKDESGAYMVTLESDGRAVVTHSGVAVTGETLAYVAPPEEAYIQQPMTVVTEAVEGDKVLHGEAGQNETVTLITHSGQAEPGETVTLISRCAEGMEGETMTVVTHSGQAGASESLAVVSACLAMEQPQVAEAGAFVINVDPDKVSPSEVVNLASAAASEAVMSPQETVESAPTPQKRKRGRPAKVRKEVEEEEFVPLEEEDPSADESQGDKKEMTSDDPNKRRLRQRSIAEGGYARLHMGLEDEEEGKKGSTPPRAPTPKVGPRPGKRGRPPKQPVETQGEGQSVSELGADPEAFAVESVTAAELSTDEAGTVVAEPETGTTQDQTPAESAVDGEHTCSECGMSFQRRYSLIMHTLKHEKARGYKCSLCSKEFQYAASLRAHLARHKQQSSQRAPITKPSVEQSSDGKAESDLDEKTLSPHTKREFVCDICGKTLPKLYSLRIHMLNHTGVRPHSCKVCGKTFAHKHSLKMHRALHDVTKQFQCEYCKKSFVSKRSMEEHTSLHTGESKYLCNTCGATFYRASALSKHLKKHQPKPDVRPFACAHCDKRFYEAKDLQQHMNKHMGLKPFQCQVCGKCYSWKKDWYSHVKSHSVAEPFKCNVCGKEFFEKALFRRHVKKATHGKKGRVKQNLERECEQCGRKFTQLREYRRHVNNHQGSLGTTTCSILS, encoded by the exons ATGTCGTGTGAAGAAAGCTACTTGGCCATCATACGCTATCTGACCGATGAACGGGAGCCATATGCGCCGGGGACGCCTGGCAATACCAAAAGGAAAATACGCAAAGCGGCTACCTGCTACGTTGTGCGAAACGGGACGTTGTTTTATCAGCGTCGACTGAAGGGCCAGAATGATTTCACAGAGCTGGAGGTGGTGCTGCAGGACGGCCGGAGGAAGGAACTTATCAACGAGGTGCACATTACAGAAGGAGGGGAGCACCTCAACCAGCAACTCACCTGGGAGTCCATCTCTCAGAAGTACTGGTGGAGAG GTATTCTGAAGCACGTCAAAGACCACATCAGAGAGTGTGCTCAGTGTCAAGGCAGGCGAAGTGCTGATGACGGCTCTGGACCTCGCCTGTTCTCCCGGCCGGCGAGACGCAAGGCGGCTGCCAACGTgaatgatgaggaggaggaggaagaggaggaagaagagggagacGACAGTTTATTCCTCACTGACCCACCTAGTCAACTGAGATCCAAGTTGGCCAAGACCATGGCCAAGCACGAACTGgtcttt GTGGACAGCAAGGGTGAGGTGAATCAGTTCCTGCCCAAACACAGTCAAACCATGTTGGACAAACTCAACCAGCAGCGCCTCGGCAATCAGTTCTGTGACATCACCCTGTTGATCGAAGGAGAGGAGTACCGGGCGCACAAAGCTATACTGGCAGCATGCAGCGAATACTTCAATGAGCTCTTTTTCGAGAAGGGGGCTGCCTCCACACATGAAGCCGTGGTCGACCTCTCCG GTTTCACCAAAGCCAGCTTCCTCCCGCTGCTGGACTTTGCATACACTTCCTTGCTTACGTTTAATTTCTCCATAATGGCAGACATTGCGAACCTCGCCCGGCATTTGCTGATGACAGAGGTACTGCAGATATGTGAGTCTGTGCATAAGCAGGTGGAGGAGCAGAAGCTGACGGTGTATCAGAGAGGAGACGTGCACACCGTGGTGTCGAGCCAGCCAGCTCCTCAGGAGGGCTTAAAGGATGAGTCTGGTGCCTACATGGTCACCTTAGAGAGCGATGGCAGGGCGGTGGTCACCCACAGTGGTGTAGCTGTAACAGGCGAGACCTTAGCGTATGTTGCACCTCCTGAAGAGGCCTACATCCAGCAGCCGATGACAGTTGTCACTGAAGCTGTCGAGGGAGACAAAGTGCTTCACGGGGAGGCAGGACAAAATGAAACCGTGACTCTGATCACTCACAGTGGACAGGCTGAGCCAGGAGAGACGGTCACTCTTATCTCACGCTGTGCAGAAGGAATGGAAGGCGAGACGATGACTGTGGTCACCCACAGTGGACAGGCCGGAGCCAGCGAGTCTCTCGCCGTGGTGTCGGCCTGCCTGGCGATGGAGCAGCCACAGGTCGCTGAAGCGGGAGCCTTTGTTATAAATGTAGACCCGGACAAAGTGAGCCCGTCAGAGGTCGTCAACCTTGCATCTGCAGCTGCTTCTGAAGCAGTGATGTCGCCTCAGGAGACCGTAGAATCAGCACCTACACCCCAGAAACGTAAACGAGGGCGTCCGGCCAAGGTGAGGAAGGAGGTGGAAGAAGAGGAGTTTGTGccactggaggaggaggacccCTCTGCTGATGAAAGCCAAGGAGACAAGAAGGAGATGACGTCAGATGACCCCAACAAAAGACGACTGAGGCAGCGCTCTATTGCTGAGGGCGGTTATGCGCGTTTACATATGGGactggaggatgaagaggaggggaagaaagGTTCAACCCCGCCACGTGCCCCCACCCCTAAG gtgGGTCCGAGGCCAGGCAAGAGAGGAAGACCACCAAAGCAGCCAGTGGAGACTCAAGGTGAAGGACAGTCTGTTTCCGAATTGGGGGCAGATCCGGAGGCCTTCGCGGTGGAGAGCGTGACGGCAGCAGAGCTTAGCACAGACGAGGCTGGGACCGTGGTGGCGGAGCCGGAGACTGGAACCACGCAGGATCAAACCCCAGCAGAGAGCGCTGTTGATGGGGAGCACACATGCTCGGAGTGCGGCATGTCCTTCCAAAGGCGCTACTCTCTCATCATGCACACGTTAAAACACGAGAAAGCTCGTGGATACAAGTGCAGC CTGTGTAGCAAGGAGTTCCAGTATGCCGCCTCGCTCCGCGCCCACCTGGCCCGACACAAGCAGCAGAGCAGCCAGCGAGCCCCCATCACCAAACCCTCAGTGGAACAGAGCTCCGACGGCAAGGCGGAAAGCGATTTGGATGAGAAGACTCTGTCGCCGCACACCAAAAGAGAATTTGTTTGCGACATCTGCGGGAAAACCCTACCGAAGCTCTACTCCCTGCGAATCCACATGCTGAATCACACGGGCGTGCGGCCGCACTCCTGCAAGGTCTGCGGCAAGACGTTTGCCCACAAACACAGCCTGAAAATGCACCGAGCGCTGCACGACGTCACCAAACAGTTCCAGTGTGAATACTGTAAGAAGTCTTTTGTGAGCAAGCGGAGCATGGAGGAGCACACCAGCCTTCACACAG GTGAATCAAAGTACCTATGCAACACCTGTGGAGCAACTTTCTACCGAGCCTCAGCTCTGAGCAAACACCTGAAGAAGCACCAGCCCAAACCTGACGTCCGTCCGTTTGCTTGTGCTCA CTGTGATAAGAGGTTCTATGAAGCAAAAGATCTCCAGCAGCACATGAACAAGCACATGGGCCTCAAGCCGTTCCAGTGCCAGGTGTGTGGAAAATGCTACAGCTGGAAGAAGGACTGGTACTCCCATGTCAAGTCCCACAGTGTGGCGGAGCCGTTTAA GTGTAATGTGTGTGGGAAGGAGTTCTTTGAGAAAGCTCTGTTCAGGAGGCACGTGAAGAAAGCCACGCACGGGAAGAAGGGTCGAGTGAAGCAGAACCTGGAGAGGGAGTGTGAGCAGTGTGGAAGAAAGTTCACTCAGCTCCGAGAGTACAGACGCCATGTCAACAACCACCAGG GTTCACTAGGCACTACTACCTGTTCCATTCTCTCCTGA